One segment of Trypanosoma brucei brucei TREU927 chromosome 8, complete sequence DNA contains the following:
- a CDS encoding folate transporter, putative (Tandemly repeated. This gene is not in a VSG expression site but its gene product is similar to GP:311494: expression site associated gene {Trypanosoma brucei}.), translated as MTTSPNACQDQPPQHSAPQAHEAECTTHKLSAEETMDARPVHPDARALFRKLPCVWSIPVLGTAVEAFGPKFVFALGFCELFGKGIADNIIRSSLFPMFTYTFGADAKLYQLMGGMSSLGYAVKPFAAMFSDLFALFGYTKRWYLALSCVVGSTLAIVYGSLPGELSYVPVAGFLVFVITFTVANLDILTQGHYSRLIRRVPLAGPSLVSWVWWCLLVGSLVASSIVGPLTDKRLQRVAVFISAGMQLVPTIFFILNWYGERKNREERAYDLKIIREKKLEHEADAVRLQGSEATSGSLDNPSDTEEVGEGGARILPCCCGAFEVNREVFARNKKVVFYCMLLTLGAIGMVLVTVLGTRLQLLITSVVASFTLCGLGFVALPLVIAKANMFTFISRVTYIQLRGAMDNVFMATPDCFPGGPNFSYFYYNTVGNVIGTMGGVIGVTLFRYVFSKRSYRLTFIVTTLIEIVSSIFDIIIVERWNRPYVSDHVVFVLGDQIIQQVCYMMHFMPTVMLISRLCPRGSESMVYAVLAGCAHFGRSVSNTLGWLLMEYVWNVQSDITVGPCDFSNVKWLLLLGHFGTPLISIPLVFLLIPAARICDVLDENGKAITKKAEDVHAPSNDSPRRREPTAN; from the coding sequence ATGACCACGTCACCGAACGCATGCCAGGACCAACCACCTCAACATTCCGCACCCCAAGCTCACGAAGCTGAGTGTACAACTCACAAACTCTCTGCAGAGGAAACAATGGATGCTCGTCCTGTACACCCTGACGCAAGGGCCTTGTTCCGAAAGCTGCCATGCGTGTGGAGCATTCCCGTACTCGGCACTGCTGTGGAAGCGTTCGGACCGAAGTTTGTTTTCGCCCTTGGTTTCTGCGAGCTCTTCGGCAAAGGAATTGCTGACAACATCATTCGATCCTCACTTTTTCCAATGTTTACCTACACCTTTGGTGCTGATGCAAAGCTTTACCAACTGATGGGTGGTATGTCGTCGTTGGGTTACGCAGTGAAGCCGTTTGCAGCTATGTTCAGTGACCTCTTTGCGTTATTTGGGTACACGAAGCGATGGTACCTCGCTCTATCCTGTGTGGTGGGTTCCACCCTCGCTATTGTGTACGGTTCACTGCCCGGAGAGTTGTCGTATGTACCGGTGGCTGGcttccttgtttttgtcATTACCTTCACAGTTGCTAACCTTGATATCCTCACACAAGGGCATTACAGTCGCTTGATTCGCCGCGTCCCATTGGCGGGCCCATCGCTTGTGAGTTGGGTTTGGTGGTGCCTTTTGGTTGGCTCCCTTGTTGCGTCCTCCATTGTAGGACCACTTACCGATAAGAGGTTGCAGCGAGTGGCTGTGTTTATCTCTGCTGGGATGCAGTTGGTGCCGACGATATTCTTCATACTGAATTGGTATGGTGAACGGAAGAACCGAGAGGAACGTGCGTACGACCTGAAGATTATTCGCGAAAAGAAGCTGGAGCATGAAGCCGACGCCGTGAGGTTACAGGGGAGCGAAGCAACAAGTGGCTCACTGGACAATCCATCGGATACCGAGGAAGTGGGTGAGGGCGGAGCACGGATACTACCTTGTTGCTGTGGTGCCTTTGAAGTGAATCGAGAAGTGTTTGCTCGCAACAAGAAGGTTGTGTTTTACTGCATGCTTCTCACACTTGGCGCCATCGGTATGGTTCTCGTGACAGTCCTTGGCACAAGGTTGCAGCTGCTAATAACCAGTGTTGTGGCGTCATTTACACTCTGTGGACTCGGTTTCGTTGCCCTTCCACTTGTGATCGCGAAGGCAAATATGTTCACATTCATCTCGAGGGTCACGTACATCCAACTTCGTGGCGCAATGGACAATGTCTTCATGGCGACCCCCGATTGTTTCCCTGGTGGTCCTAACTTTTCATACTTTTACTACAACACTGTGGGTAACGTGATTGGGACTATGGGTGGTGTTATTGGTGTGACGTTATTCAGATACGTATTCTCAAAGCGCAGCTATCGCCTAACATTCATCGTAACAACTTTGATTGAGATAGTTTCGAGTATCTTTGATATAATCATTGTGGAGCGATGGAACCGTCCGTATGTTAGCGATCACGTTGTATTCGTTCTTGGTGACCAAATTATACAGCAGGTGTGCTACATGATGCACTTCATGCCAACTGTAATGCTCATTTCGAGGCTCTGTCCCCGTGGGTCTGAAAGTATGGTGTATGCGGTACTTGCAGGATGTGCGCATTTTGGCCGTTCCGTTTCCAACACACTTGGATGGCTTTTGATGGAATACGTATGGAATGTGCAATCAGACATTACGGTGGGTCCATGCGACTTCAGTAATGTGAAGTGGCTTCTACTTCTTGGTCACTTTGGCACTCCACTCATCAGCATTCCTCTTGTGTTTTTACTGATACCTGCGGCACGTATATGTGATGTTCTTGACGAAAACGGCAAAGCTATTACAAAGAAGGCGGAGGATGTTCATGCCCCCTCTAATGATTCTCCCAGACGGCGGGAACCCACAGCCAATTAG
- a CDS encoding protein transport protein Sec23, putative, producing the protein MQGHVPQQSYGGYPRQADYQGLYPTQDVKQGYVSYQDPATLMEGHNAQYGGGTAEGTYSNQYTQLQQQMNNYNYNANQTPWQQQYAPQQGIHNPANTNDTNMFAPPTAVGAAAASHVGGAVAPTGSGASATTASHVPPPPPAAECTDENGLRWTWSTYPNHTRDGKQEAPSAAALTLPEMVIPLACMYTPLFPIDASRMVIGDPTACGQQCQNCGAFWSHHCYREEGKFWVCFSCQRRNQLPPHYRPEHPALHNDTVEYILPLEQPTTAQATRGVGFSPTFVFIIDTCIAVEELEALKCNIQRCLNWLPPQSLIGLVSFGARVSVWDLSGSSLSRCYSIRGDRAYTTAELGNMLQLNDGLPARGRFLVPLEECEFTLTTSIEGLQCHDGVTPVNKRPLRATGTAVSAAVRLLEALPEVPVKKEMSGAAPAGVAPVRKAGRVLLFTGGPCTRGPGTVVSIEKESMMRFHRDIIEGETPYYEAAFKFYNEIQLRLLDVNASLSVFAESFDQIGILEMRQAVDQTGGTFICGDTFDHQMFTISLQRYFDLCDLRPPGVESSGISSAGDIDGSAPGALVANSGFGVKLHVHTSADTLVSGVLGPCVAAEKTSGTKAHRASISPIEIGVGGTTDWRVSTIDQGTTYTVVFDTATLNKVDGMPQQQQNRFIQFVTHFTTPLGESRIRVTSVALPIAPVTITADGVSTANPQYFSEYDTFDQTCAATVLARMTVSILEKHPSKWNDAKRWLDTVLVRFVRRYGSFTPGSPESLRLRPCFTLFPSFVFNLRRSEYFMVLNISPDESTFKRHWLMRESVDNCVLMIQPTLHSYDMETPTATAVPLDSCSLRPDNILLMDAFFNIHIMWGTVIFAWIQARYQDNPEYAHFAQLLETVENEATMLLDMRYPYPRFSRTDANGSEARHIKTRMNPTTTHHSGARGGNGVSDLSDVIYTDDASIVKFMESLKQAVVTPESKK; encoded by the coding sequence ATGCAAGGACACGTACCACAGCAATCCTACGGAGGTTACCCGCGGCAAGCGGATTATCAAGGGTTGTATCCTACCCAGGATGTTAAGCAGGGTTATGTGTCGTATCAGGACCCAGCTACTCTCATGGAGGGCCACAATGCTCAATACGGGGGCGGTACCGCTGAGGGTACGTATTCGAACCAGTACAcacagttgcagcagcaaatgAATAATTACAATTATAATGCCAACCAGACGCCGTGGCAGCAGCAATACGCACCTCAGCAAGGTATACATAACCCTGCCAACACTAATGACACCAACATGTTTGCCCCACCAACGGCAGTAGgagcggctgctgcttcccATGTTGGCGGAGCGGTCGCACCGACGGGTAGTGGCGCATCCGCTACAACTGCTTCCCACgtaccgccaccaccaccagcagcGGAATGCACTGATGAGAATGGTTTGAGGTGGACTTGGAGCACATACCCAAACCATACCCGTGACGGAAAGCAGGAAGCGCCCTCTGCTGCAGCCCTCACACTTCCAGAGATGGTTATCCCCCTCGCTTGCATGTACactcctttgtttcccatcgATGCATCTCGTATGGTTATTGGCGATCCCACGGCATGTGGTCAACAATGCCAAAACTGTGGGGCGTTCTGGAGCCACCACTGCTAtagggaagaggggaagtttTGGGTGTGTTTTTCGTGCCAACGCCGTAACCAGCTGCCACCCCACTACAGACCTGAACACCCTGCACTACACAATGACACTGTGGAGTACATTTTACCACTAGAGCAACCCACAACAGCTCAGGCAACGAGAGGTGTCGGCTTTTCTCCGACGTTTGTGTTCATTATTGACACTTGCATCGCAGTCGAAGAGCTAGAGGCCCTTAAGTGTAACATCCAACGCTGCCTCAACTGGCTTCCCCCACAATCGCTCATTGGGCTCGTTTCATTTGGGGCTCGCGTATCTGTGTGGGATCTGAGCGGTTCGTCCCTGTCACGATGTTACAGCATACGGGGCGATCGAGCCTATACCACTGCGGAGCTCGGGAATATGTTGCAGCTGAATGATGGCCTCCCAGCTCGCGGTCGTTTCCTGGTACCACTGGAGGAGTGTGAATTTACACTAACAACAAGCATTGAAGGACTTCAGTGCCACGATGGAGTGACACCCGTTAATAAACGTCCTCTGAGAGCAACTGGGACGGCGGTGAGTGCCGCTGTGCGACTGCTTGAAGCCCTGCCCGAAGTCCCTGTAAAGAAGGAGATGTCGGGCGCTGCGCCAGCTGGTGTGGCACCCGTACGGAAGGCGGGTCGGGTGCTGCTCTTTACTGGAGGTCCTTGTACTCGTGGTCCGGGCACCGTCGTTAGCATTGAAAAGGAGAGCATGATGAGGTTTCATCGTGATATTATCGAGGGTGAGACACCCTACTACGAAGCTGCCTTCAAATTCTACAACGAAATACAACTACGTCTTTTAGATGTGAACGCAAGCCTTAGCGTATTTGCCGAGAGTTTTGATCAAATAGGCATACTGGAAATGCGACAGGCAGTGGACCAAACGGGTGGTACCTTCATCTGTGGTGACACATTCGACCACCAAATGTTCACTATTTCCCTTCAGCGGTATTTTGACCTCTGTGACCTTCGCCCCCCAGGCGTCGAAAGCAGTGGTATTAGCAGTGCTGGTGATATTGATGGTTCTGCCCCCGGTGCTCTAGTGGCTAACAGCGGTTTTGGTGTGAAACTCCATGTGCACACATCTGCCGACACACTCGTCTCTGGAGTTTTAGGGCCTTGTGTGGCTGCGGAAAAAACATCGGGAACGAAAGCCCACCGCGCTTCCATCTCGCCCATTGAAATTGGAGTCGGTGGGACAACAGACTGGCGTGTTAGTACTATAGACCAGGGAACCACATACACTGTGGTTTTTGACACAGCGACACTAAATAAAGTGGATGGTATgccgcaacagcagcaaaaccgTTTCATACAATTTGTGACGCATTTCACCACCCCACTCGGCGAATCCCGTATCCGCGTGACAAGTGTGGCACTTCCCATTGCCCCCGTTACAATAACAGCTGATGGAGTGAGCACGGCTAACCCGCAGTATTTTTCTGAATACGACACATTCGATCAGACATGTGCGGCCACAGTACTCGCCCGCATGACAGTAAGCATATTGGAAAAGCATCCAAGCAAGTGGAACGATGCAAAAAGATGGTTGGACACAGTGCTTGTGCGGTTTGTGCGACGCTACGGTTCGTTCACACCTGGCTCCCCGGAGTCGCTGCGACTTCGTCCGTGCTTCACCTTATTTCCTTCGTTTGTGTTTAACTTGCGTCGTTCAGAGTACTTCATGGTCCTTAATATATCACCCGATGAGTCGACATTCAAGCGACACTGGCTAATGCGGGAATCTGTAGATAATTGTGTTTTAATGATCCAACCGACGCTGCACTCGTACGATATGgaaacaccaacagcaacagcggttCCACTTGATAGCTGCAGTCTGCGACCAGACAACATCCTCTTGATGGATGCTTTCTTCAACATTCATATTATGTGGGGAACTGTTATATTTGCTTGGATACAAGCGAGGTACCAAGATAACCCCGAATACGCCCACTTCGCACAGCTGCTTGAAACAGTAGAAAACGAGGCCACCATGCTGCTTGACATGCGTTACCCGTATCCGAGGTTCTCGCGAACAGACGCTAACGGATCGGAAGCGCGGCACATCAAAACGAGGATGAAtcccacaacaacacaccacaGTGGTGCTCGTGGTGGAAACGGCGTGTCAGATTTGTCGGACGTTATATATACTGACGATGCCTCCATTGTCAAGTTTATGGAGTCCCTGAAACAAGCTGTTGTTACGCCAGAGTCGAAAAAGTAG
- a CDS encoding folate transporter, putative (Tandemly repeated. This gene is not in a VSG expression site but its gene product is similar to GP:311494: expression site associated gene {Trypanosoma brucei}.), with translation MTTSPNACQDQPPQHSAPQAHEAECTTHKLSAEETMDARPVHPDARALFRKLPCVWSIPVFGTAVEAFGPKFVFALGFCELFGKGIADNIIRSSLFPMFTYTFGADAKLYQRMSSLVTFGYAVKPFAAMFSDLFALFGYTRRWYLALSCVVGSTLAIVYGSLPGELSYVPVAGILVFVTSFTKANLDILTQGHYSRLIRRVPLAGPSLVSWVWWCLLVGSLVASSIVGPLTDKRLQRVAVFISAGMQLVPTIFFMLNWYGERKNREERAYDLKIIREKKLEHEADAVRLQGSEATSGSLDNPSDTEEVGEGGARILPCCCGAFEVNREVFARNKKVVFYCMLLTLGAIGMVLVTVLGTRLQLLITSVVASFTLCGLGFVALPLVIAKANMFTFISRVAYIQLPGAIDNVFMATPDCFPGGPNFSYFYYSTVGNMIGAVGGVIGVTLFRYVFSKRSYRLTFIVTTLIEIVSSIFDIIIVERWNRPYVSDHVVFVLGDQIIHQVCYMMHFMPTVMLISRLCPRGSESMVYALLAGFANFGRSLSNTLGWLLMEYVWNVQSDITVGPCDFSNVKWLLLLGHFGTPLINIPLVFLLIPAARICDVLDENGKAITKKAEDVHAPSNDSPRRREPTAN, from the coding sequence ATGACCACGTCACCGAACGCATGCCAGGACCAGCCGCCTCAACATTCCGCACCCCAAGCTCACGAAGCTGAGTGTACAACTCACAAACTCTCTGCAGAGGAAACAATGGATGCTCGTCCTGTACACCCTGACGCAAGGGCCTTGTTCCGAAAGCTGCCATGCGTGTGGAGCATTCCCGTATTCGGCACTGCTGTGGAAGCGTTCGGACCGAAGTTTGTTTTCGCCCTTGGTTTCTGCGAGCTCTTCGGCAAAGGAATTGCTGACAACATCATTCGATCCTCACTTTTTCCAATGTTTACCTACACCTTTGGTGCTGATGCAAAGCTTTACCAACGAATGAGTAGCTTGGTTACATTTGGTTACGCAGTGAAACCGTTTGCAGCTATGTTCAGTGACCTCTTTGCGTTATTTGGGTACACGAGGCGATGGTACCTCGCTCTATCCTGTGTGGTGGGTTCCACCCTCGCTATTGTGTACGGTTCACTGCCTGGAGAGTTGTCGTATGTACCGGTGGCCGGAATACTGGTTTTTGTGACGTCGTTTACCAAGGCTAACCTTGATATCCTCACACAAGGGCATTACAGTCGCTTGATTCGCCGCGTCCCATTGGCGGGCCCATCGCTTGTGAGTTGGGTTTGGTGGTGCCTTTTGGTTGGTTCCCTTGTTGCGTCCTCCATTGTAGGACCACTTACCGATAAGAGGTTGCAGCGAGTGGCTGTGTTTATCTCTGCTGGGATGCAGTTGGTGCCGACGATATTCTTCATGCTGAATTGGTATGGTGAACGGAAGAACCGAGAGGAACGTGCGTACGACCTGAAGATTATTCGCGAAAAGAAGCTGGAGCATGAAGCCGACGCCGTGAGGTTACAGGGGAGCGAAGCAACAAGTGGCTCACTGGACAATCCATCGGATACCGAGGAAGTGGGTGAGGGCGGAGCACGGATACTACCTTGTTGCTGTGGTGCCTTTGAAGTGAATCGAGAAGTGTTTGCTCGCAACAAGAAGGTTGTGTTTTACTGCATGCTTCTCACACTTGGCGCCATCGGTATGGTTCTCGTGACAGTCCTTGGCACAAGGTTGCAGCTGCTAATAACCAGTGTTGTGGCGTCATTTACACTCTGTGGACTCGGTTTCGTTGCCCTTCCACTTGTGATCGCGAAGGCAAATATGTTCACATTCATCTCGAGGGTCGCGTACATCCAACTTCCTGGCGCAATCGACAATGTCTTCATGGCGACCCCCGATTGTTTCCCTGGTGGTCCTAACTTTTCATACTTTTACTACAGCACTGTGGGTAATATGATTGGAGCTGTGGGTGGTGTTATTGGTGTGACGTTATTCAGATACGTATTCTCAAAGCGCAGCTATCGCCTAACATTCATCGTAACAACTTTGATTGAGATAGTTTCGAGTATCTTTGATATAATCATTGTGGAGCGATGGAACCGTCCGTATGTTAGCGATCACGTTGTATTCGTTCTTGGTGACCAAATTATACACCAGGTGTGCTACATGATGCACTTCATGCCAACTGTAATGCTCATTTCGAGGCTCTGTCCCCGTGGGTCTGAAAGTATGGTGTATGCATTACTTGCAGGATTCGCTAATTTTGGCCGTTCTCTTTCCAACACACTTGGATGGCTTTTGATGGAATACGTATGGAATGTGCAATCAGACATTACGGTGGGTCCATGCGACTTCAGTAATGTGAAGTGGCTTCTACTTCTTGGTCACTTTGGCACTCCACTCATCAACATTCCTCTTGTGTTTTTACTGATACCTGCGGCACGTATATGTGATGTTCTTGACGAAAACGGCAAAGCTATTACAAAGAAGGCGGAGGATGTTCATGCCCCCTCTAATGATTCTCCCAGACGGCGGGAACCCACAGCCAATTAG
- a CDS encoding folate transporter, putative (Tandemly repeated. This gene is not in a VSG expression site but its gene product is similar to GP:311494: expression site associated gene {Trypanosoma brucei}.) produces the protein MTTSPNACQDQPPQHSAPQAHEAECTTHKLSAEETMDARPVHPDARALFRKLPCVWSIPVFGTAVEAFGPRCVLALGLSELFGKGIADNIIRTTLFPMFTYTFGADAKLYQRMSSLVTFGYAVKPFAAMFSDLFALFGYTKRWYLALSCVVGSTLAIVYGSLPGELSYVPVAGILVFVTSFTKANLDILTQGHYSRLIRRVPLAGPSLVSWVWWCVLTGSLVASSIVGPLTDKRLQRVAVFISAGMQLVPTIFFMLNWYGERKNREERAYDLKIIREEQLEREADAARLQGSEATSGSLDNPSDTEEVGEGGARILPCCCGAFEVNREVFARNKKVVFYCMLLTLGAIGMVLVTVLGTRLQLLITSVVASFTLCGLGFVALPLVIAKANMFTFISRVAYIQLPGAIDNVFMATPDCFPGGPNFSYFYYSTVGNMIGAVGGVIGVTLFRYVFSKRSYRLTFIVTTLIEIVSSIFDIIIVERWNRPYVSDHVVFVLGDQIIHQVCYMMHFMPTVMLISRLCPRGSESMVYALLAGFANFGRSLSNTLGWLLMEYVWNVQSDITVGPCDFSNVKWLLLLGHFGTPLINIPLVFLLIPAARICDVLDENGKAITKKAEDVHAPSNDSPRRREPTAN, from the coding sequence ATGACCACGTCACCGAACGCATGCCAGGACCAACCACCTCAACATTCCGCACCCCAAGCTCACGAAGCTGAGTGTACAACTCACAAACTCTCTGCAGAGGAAACAATGGATGCTCGTCCTGTACACCCTGACGCAAGGGCCTTGTTCCGAAAGCTGCCATGCGTGTGGAGCATTCCCGTATTCGGCACTGCTGTGGAAGCGTTCGGACCGAGATGTGTCCTCGCCCTTGGCCTCTCCGAGCTCTTCGGCAAAGGAATTGCTGACAACATCATTCGAACCACACTTTTTCCAATGTTTACCTACACCTTTGGTGCTGATGCAAAGCTTTACCAACGAATGAGTAGCTTGGTTACATTTGGTTACGCAGTGAAGCCGTTTGCAGCTATGTTCAGTGACCTCTTTGCGTTATTTGGGTACACGAAGCGATGGTACCTCGCTCTATCCTGTGTGGTGGGTTCCACCCTCGCTATTGTGTACGGTTCACTGCCCGGAGAGTTGTCGTATGTACCGGTGGCCGGAATACTGGTTTTTGTGACGTCGTTTACCAAGGCTAACCTTGATATCCTCACACAAGGGCATTACAGTCGCTTGATTCGCCGCGTCCCATTGGCGGGCCCATCGCTTGTGAGTTGGGTTTGGTGGTGCGTTCTAACTGGTTCCCTTGTTGCGTCCTCCATTGTAGGACCACTTACCGATAAGAGGTTGCAGCGAGTGGCTGTGTTTATCTCTGCTGGGATGCAGTTGGTGCCGACGATATTCTTCATGCTGAATTGGTATGGTGAACGGAAGAACCGAGAGGAACGTGCGTACGACCTGAAGATTATTCGGGAAGAGCAGCTGGAGCGTGAAGCCGACGCCGCGAGGTTACAGGGGAGCGAAGCAACAAGTGGCTCACTGGACAATCCATCGGATACCGAGGAAGTGGGTGAGGGCGGAGCACGGATACTACCTTGTTGCTGTGGTGCCTTTGAAGTGAATCGAGAAGTGTTTGCTCGCAACAAGAAGGTTGTGTTTTACTGCATGCTTCTCACACTTGGCGCCATCGGTATGGTTCTCGTGACAGTCCTTGGCACAAGGTTGCAGCTGCTAATAACCAGTGTTGTGGCGTCATTTACACTCTGTGGACTCGGTTTCGTTGCTCTTCCACTTGTGATCGCGAAGGCAAATATGTTCACATTCATCTCGAGGGTCGCGTACATCCAACTTCCTGGCGCAATCGACAATGTCTTCATGGCGACCCCCGATTGTTTCCCTGGTGGTCCTAACTTTTCATACTTTTACTACAGCACTGTGGGTAATATGATTGGAGCTGTGGGTGGTGTTATTGGTGTGACGTTATTCAGATACGTATTCTCAAAGCGCAGCTATCGCCTAACATTCATCGTAACAACTTTGATTGAGATAGTTTCGAGTATCTTTGATATAATCATTGTGGAGCGATGGAACCGTCCGTATGTTAGCGATCACGTTGTATTCGTTCTTGGTGACCAAATTATACACCAGGTGTGCTACATGATGCACTTCATGCCAACTGTAATGCTCATTTCGAGGCTCTGTCCCCGTGGGTCTGAAAGTATGGTGTATGCATTACTTGCAGGATTCGCTAATTTTGGCCGTTCTCTTTCCAACACACTTGGATGGCTTTTGATGGAATACGTATGGAATGTGCAATCAGACATTACGGTGGGTCCATGCGACTTCAGTAATGTGAAGTGGCTTCTACTTCTTGGTCACTTTGGCACTCCACTCATCAACATTCCTCTTGTGTTTTTACTGATACCTGCGGCACGTATATGTGATGTTCTTGACGAAAACGGCAAAGCTATTACAAAGAAGGCGGAGGATGTTCATGCCCCCTCTAATGATTCTCCCAGACGGCGGGAACCCACAGCCAATTAG
- a CDS encoding ATP-dependent chaperone, putative, whose amino-acid sequence MNLAALADGSNPAVCGSSSSTAVSADVALAELAALVPERWRGEGGVLSRTLGNLLQNPFFSAGVGLYLLTFTGAATRSVSTMFKSVMRRRFVISMEVTSQDESYGWMVRWLSSKPAFQVQQVNVTTRNTTIYSNDESSHECMYAPCTNIRHWFWYKHRPIVLQRRRVETQAMGTDVLETMELTTLGLSSTFMREILEEARELTSMRNSDHTVIYQNAGGRWVRQEPRRRRPLNSVVLNDGIGDMLLEDAKLFLQSSRYYEDLGVPYRRGYLLHGPPGCGKSSVVMALAGELRLSICPLSLSGRGLSDDTLVQLLNTAPIRSIVLLEDIDRAFSADSHITMSGLLNALDGVAAQEGRIVFMTTNHVERLDEALIRPGRCDLKVEIGLISREQARKLFCKFFPEAPESLHEAFALQLLPGKLSVAQIQSHLFLHRDRADVAVRELPNFLSTVKSFEQRVHRARQQEEVAARLKRAPMLHSLQ is encoded by the coding sequence ATGAATCTTGCTGCTCTCGCCGATGGAAGTAACCCCGCCGTGTGCggttcttcctcctccaccgcAGTGAGTGCCGATGTGGCATTAGCTGAACTTGCCGCTCTTGTACCGGAGCgctggaggggggaaggtggCGTCCTTAGTCGAACATTGGGGAACCTGCTGCAAAATCCGTTTTTTAGTGCGGGCGTCGGGCTTTATTTGCTGACATTCACTGGTGCCGCCACACGTTCAGTGTCCACAATGTTCAAATCCGTCATGCGCCGGCGGTTCGTCATTTCAATGGAGGTGACAAGTCAGGACGAAAGCTACGGGTGGATGGTGCGGTGGCTCTCGAGCAAGCCCGCGTTCCAGGTTCAACAGGTGAACGTCACCACGCGCAACACCACCATATACTCCAACGACGAGTCATCGCATGAGTGTATGTATGCCCCCTGTACCAACATTCGGCACTGGTTCTGGTACAAACACCGACCAATTGTACTGCAACGGCGCCGTGTGGAAACCCAGGCAATGGGCACTGACGTTCTTGAGACAATGGAACTGACTACATTGGGTCTATCCTCGACTTTTATGCGTGAGATTCTCGAGGAGGCGCGGGAGCTCACCTCCATGCGAAACAGCGATCATACGGTCATTTATCAGAACGCTGGTGGTCGTTGGGTGCGGCAAGAGCCACGCCGTCGGCGCCCGCTGAATTCTGTAGTGCTTAATGATGGGATTGGGGACATGCTTTTGGAGGATGCGAAACTGTTTCTTCAGTCAAGCAGGTATTATGAAGATTTAGGCGTTCCGTATCGCCGCGGTTACCTGCTTCACGGTCCTCCTGGTTGCGGCAAGAGCAGCGTGGTGATGGCGCTTGCTGGCGAGTTACGACTTTCCATTTGTCCCTTGAGTCTCTCTGGCCGCGGATTGAGCGACGACACACTCGTCCAGTTGCTTAACACCGCCCCAATCCGCTCTATTGTGCTACTGGAAGACATTGATCGGGCATTTAGCGCCGATAGTCACATTACGATGAGTGGACTGCTCAACGCACTCGATGGTGTCGCCGCTCAGGAAGGTCGAATCGTGTTTATGACAACAAATCACGTGGAGCGACTGGATGAAGCCCTCATCCGGCCCGGTCGCTGTGATTTGAAGGTCGAAATTGGTCTGATATCGCGTGAGCAAGCACGGAAACTATTTTGTAAATTCTTTCCCGAGGCACCGGAGTCTCTCCACGAAGCGTTCGCCTTGCAGCTGCTGCCTGGCAAACTGAGTGTAGCGCAAATTCAGTCCCATCTCTTCCTTCACCGCGACAGAGCCGACGTCGCAGTGCGTGAGCTTCCAAATTTTCTTTCCACGGTCAAGTCGTTTGAACAGCGCGTGCACCGTGCGCGGCAACAGGAGGAGGTTGCTGCACGGCTGAAACGCGCACCGATGTTACACAGCTTGCAATGA